In Asterias rubens chromosome 17, eAstRub1.3, whole genome shotgun sequence, a genomic segment contains:
- the LOC117301268 gene encoding uncharacterized protein LOC117301268, which translates to MGQVYIKTMQDLANKYEKDIKKDLAKLQVLRDLDLFVLDNSIRESTVGQLRGHTLESKWQIYDEVRRCGFTNIIVASFSHMTRVDDVFIQQLVEKGEDRNNLFAFSEITEHKKNRIPDTETVPIAMRKLKSLGLWNTILEVDLSDGVYDFTKFTMDDMCSLIKKWIEWVHENLNKDAKVLINLRDMTDVMPTHPIRVFKLVEYLAKLPEDIRPFGVLFEEAKGSCLPEECGEWAKYIRHIMNMHKWPGKLLVHVHEKYGYADAAQLEGLMNGCDGTWGSICIEGAALGNASTCVTMMNLIRQGNKKVLKKYNCTYLRKAAINVTKITTGEGPHLKQPVYGERSLDVVFNLDKEDFDLAEFFGVEAPQRITPLASDEMIQMRLVTLFGEDEQFTTEIAHKMKEVMLEDLKSNRKEEYMSVVGLSVLFDRSGGKITETMRDAIEQMELNSNHAETLIKDIRETWDIWDMKDEVQGDDMLEYDSFYNGFMAPYFSCYRCSETRQALQAIDMDADGQVDWSEFLVYLKWALHQYPNIRTTQELLDTTFRKGIIPAMRDEILREK; encoded by the exons ATGGGGCAAGTTTACATCAAAACCATGCAGGATCTGGCAAACAAGTATGAAAAGGACATCAAGAAAGACCTGGCGAAGCTCCAGGTTCTCCGAGATCTTGATCTGTTCGTTCTGGACAACTCAATCCGTGAGAGCACCGTTGGGCAGCTCAGGGGCCACACCCTGGAGAGCAAGTGGCAGATTTATGATGAAGTAAGGCGATGTGGCTTCACTAACATCATCGTAGCATCCTTCTCCCATATGACCCGGGTAGATGACGTCTTCATCCAGCAACTCGTAGAGAAAGGAGAGGACCGCAACAATCTCTTCGCGTTTTCCGAGATAACAGAAC ATAAGAAGAACCGCATTCCAGACACAGAGACGGTTCCCATTGCAATGAGGAAGCTCAAGAGCCTAGGACTGTGGAACACCATCCTGGAGGTGGACCTCAGTGATGGAGTGTATGACTTCACCAAGTTCACTATGGATGACATGTGCTCACTCATCAAGAAGTGGATCGAATGGGTCCATGAGAACCTGAACAAGGACGCCAAGGTATTGATCAACCTGAGGGACATGACAGATGTCATGCCCACCCACCCAATCAGGGTGTTCAAGCTGGTAGAGTACCTGGCCAAACTGCCTGAAGACATCCGACCGTTCGGAGTGTTATTTGAAGAGGCCAAGGGGTCCTGCCTTCCGGAGGAGTGTGGTGAATGGGCAAAGTATATCCGGCAtatcatgaatatgcataaaTGGCCCGGGAAACTGCTGGTGCACGTGCACGAGAAGTACGGATACGCTGACGCAGCTCAACTAGAG GGTTTAATGAATGGCTGTGACGGCACGTGGGGTAGTATCTGTATCGAGGGCGCCGCCCTGGGCAACGCCTCCACCTGCGTGACCATGATGAACCTCATCCGCCAGGGAAACAAGAAAGTCCTTAAGAAGTACAACTGCACCTACCTGAGGAAGGCTGCCATTAATGTAACCAAGATCACAACTGGAGAAGGACCCCATCTGAAGCAGCCAGTATACGGCGAGAGGTCTCTGGACGTTGTCTTCAATCTGGACAAGGAGGATTTCGACCTGGCGGAATTCTTTGGTGTGGAGGCACCGCAGAGGATAACACCTCTGGCATCGGATGAGATGATACAGATGCGACTGGTCACACTCTTCGGAGAAGACGAGCAATTTACAACCGAAATAGCGCATAAGATGAAAGAGGTCATGCTGGAAGATCTTAAGAGCAACCG AAAGGAAGAATACATGAGTGTTGTGGGACTTTCGGTGTTATTCGACCGGTCTGGTGGAAAAATCACCGAGACAATGAGGGACGCTATCGAGCAGATGGAGCTCAACAGTAATCATGCCGAGACCCTGATCAAGGACATCCGCGAGACTTGGGACATCTGGGACATGAAGGACGAAGTGCAGGGAGATGACATGCTGGAATATGACTCTTTCTACAATGGCTTCATGGCACCATACTTCTCCTGCTACCGCTGTTCAGAAACGCGTCAGGCTCTACAGGCTATCGACATGGATGCGGACGGGCAGGTCGACTGGAGCGAGTTCCTGGTTTACCTCAAGTGGGCCCTTCACCAGTATCCGAACATCAGGACCACACAGGAGCTTCTGGACACCACGTTCCGTAAAGGTATCATCCCTGCCATGCGAGATGAGATACTTCGTGAGAAGTAA